Below is a window of Malus domestica chromosome 13, GDT2T_hap1 DNA.
cGAGCATCAATTCAAGACaatatctagttacttcggcccacacatggactgaatttcaagtctctagccaaaagactctcttgactgaagacttgggggactactgtttataccatatttagggctcgtatttagaccttgtataaatactcgggggacttaaatgtaattatgtaataaaggaaggggcaaatatgtaataagtgaggagtccttattctataaaaggacccatcaccctcacaattgggggagGCTCATTCTCACCATGGGAGGCCattttctggagccttctcacccctctcatattcagaggttctctccctcacctctcagataaatacataatcagtgtggacgtagcccaaaccttggggtgaaccacgatacatcttgtgttatttacatttcatgcagattcacggtcggatttacgttattccaagacctccggttttgtgcatcaacacacaaaATTATGGTAGTTGGTATAATTGGTAACATATATTTTTATCTAGTGATTTGGCCATGGAAGACTGTAAAGCTGTGAACTGATATCTGTTCTAGCAAAGTGGAATCCCTTTATTGTCTTAAACACTAATAATATAATCCGCAAGATTACAAACCTTAATGTCTACTAACATGACGTTTAGTTCATTTTTAGATACACATATGTAGAGCGATAACTTTAAATAAAGGATTTGGAATCAAACTTGAATTGTCACCCTCAAGTGGTAGTTTTTGTTGCAGAATTAAAGCTTAATTAATCAATCtagttaatataattttttacaacTTAATTAAGAAAATTATCTGGCTTTTAGCCTATGACAACTCATGGAGTGTAAGCTTACCGTATGGGGTTAAAAGGTGGCATTGCAGCTTATGATGTGACCAGCATTACCAAGAAATCAGATGTCAACTGGTAACTATCAACACAGAAATCGAGTTCAGATAAACTTATCTCCTCCTTTTTAACTATAAAAAAATTGATGCAATTTCTCTAATAGTTAGGATCTTTCTCTTCAATACTCTGTGTTCCAGAATCAAATTATCCTTCCCTTATAGTATAAATTAGTGTAGAACATCACTTGTTTCCAAAAGAAGTTTTTGCAAGACGTTCTGACTATGATACATCAAGATCAAACTCGACATTCGAAATCCTGAATAAATTTTGAGAAGAATTGGAATGCATCTTAAAATGTCGAATTCGGATATATTGAGAAGCTTGAACTACTCTTACGTTGTTATCTGTTGAAATGAATAGATTTAATGACCACGCAGAGATGGTCTCAGTTGTTCTAAGAGCAAGTTGGTACAATCTTTGATTATTGACATAATTAACCTTAATTTGTTTCATCAATACATTGAACTTGAACATTGTCTGCATGTTCCAGTAGTTCATGTAGATTAATATctgtttgtcttttttttttttccatatgtTTTGTCTGTGTGGGGACTGATTGCTTTGTAGTTTTTATCAGAGAAGGGTTGGCACCTCCAATGGCAAGCAGCTCAGAGTGTGATCCTTTTTCTGCAACCTTCCCATTAACTATCACAGCGATGGAGTCTGCTTTCTTAATTGTGGTCAGCCTGTGAGCTACAACTACTCATGTTCTACCGACCATCATCTTCTCCCATGCTTCTTGGACTAAGTTTACCGACATGCTGTCAAGAGCGCTGGTTGCTTCATCCAACAGATGAATTGTTGGGTTCTTTAGGATTGCTCGAGCAAGTGCTATTCTCTGCTTCTCGCCTCTGGATAGCTGCACTCCTTTTTCTCCACAGTAAGTCTCGTATCCCTCTGATGTTTATTATTTAAGGCAACTTATGTAGTTGTATTTGTCACTTTATCTTTGTACTAGTAAAACTTAGTATTTAAACTctctggttttttattttttttttccctgatGGATTCCGGAATACTGATGAATTagaatttatgtttttagatttAGGCTTTTGTCAATCCTATCTATCCTGTTTCTTGCTACGTCAACAACTGTTTATGAAAGTGTATGTGTTGTAAATGGAGTAAATAAATTGTAGCCATAGCTTATAAATTCATGAGCATTGGCAAGTTTTGCAGCCTTCCTTACTTAAGTTACTGTTGCATTTTCTTTACTATACACAATGTTTTCGTGGATGGTTCCTCCGTACAGAATAGGCTCCTGGCTTACCAAAACAATTTGTGACCTCAGTTTCCTCAAATTATAGAGCTTGATGTTGCATCCATCTATCGATATTGATCCATTTAGCGGGTCATAAATTCTTTTGATCAAGCCAATGACAGTGGATTATCCGGAACCACTCTTTCCCACTAGTGCTATTATATTTCCAGTTTCTATTTTCGGATTCAGCCCCTTGAGCTCATCTGGTCCGCCCTCACTGGGTAAGCGAATACAACATATTTTAGTTCTATGTGACCCTTGAAACTCTTCTTTTATCCCTTCAGGCTCTTTGCCACCACACATGTTCTTCCGACCATCATCTTGTCGAGCCTTTGTTGGAATAGTCTCCGACACACTGTCGAGGGCACTTGTTGGACTATTCTCCAACACACCATCATCTTGTTGGGTTTTTCAGAATTGCTTGAGCAAGCACTATCGTCTGCTTTTGGCCCCCGGATAGCTTTACTCCTCTTTCTCCACAGTAGGTTTGATATCCATCTTTCGTAGCACTGCATAGAAAGGTGCCTTCTCAGAAAGTAACAAATGTTATGTGTCTCAGTTTTAATGAGAAGCTAGAGAGATGTATAATGTATGTGTACCTTATAAATTCAGATTCTCTATAATTCTCTCTAATGTAAACTACGTTGCCATGGATTGTTCCTGGGAAAAGCCTTGGCTCCTAAGTCACTACTCACCACCGCGATATGTGACCTCAGCTGCCTCAGGTTGTAGTTCTTGATGTTGTTTTGATCTATGTACACCGATCCCTTTACTGGTTCGCAAAGTCTTTCAATTAATCCGATGACAGTGGATTTACATGAAAATCATCTCTTCTGGCCTTACCGGGTGAGCCAAAACCACATTCGTCAGTTCTATACATGCAGTGATGGTTCTGTAATTGAGTAGAGTAGCCTAGTGCTGCATGTTAAAAACTTAACAGTAGCCACAAACAAGTTGCATTTTCTCTTCTGTCTCTTACTTTGTTGTTCACAGAATATAAAGGAAACGGTAAATATTTACCAACCATACTAACATGGTTATTGAACAGGCGCAGGCCAAGTCCACACCCTTAGTTTGATATTCTTCATTCTTCACAGGTATAAAGGTTACGCTACTATTAAATTTCATCCAATGATCAAAGGTGCTTAGTCAAATTATCCACAATCCAATCCACCCTTGCATTTAGATTTagtacaaaaaattaatttttaatgtaggAAGAACAAAGTTACAATCATAATGGAGAGGTTGAAGTTTACAAATAGAAACCTAATACTATGTTTGGACGAGGAATTTAGGCCAAATTAGTCAGAAATGTCCTACAAAAGATAAGTGGAGGGATTTGAAGAGTAGATATAACAAACTAAGGGGTTGAAGAATGCCTATTTGATGTGAGTAATTTATACATAAATCTCTTATTTAAATTTTTGGAATGATCATGTAGTGCATTTTACATTCCTCCATTTAATGTTTTGATagaatgacttttttttttaaaataaaaagaccAACTAGTGACTTCGCCACCGTAGTCCATCCTTCTAGGGGCCGAGAATGAAGACTCACAAAGGCATTTTAGCCTCCCCAGGCCACCATCATGATGAGCCGTGTAGAATACGGATTTGAATTTCGTCTCCAACTACTAGATCACTTTTGATAGAATGATGATATCAGTTTAGCAAAAAAGTATTCTACAAGTCTGATAACATTATCATATGTTTGTTGTATCCAAAAGTAATCTTCTGATCATGAAAAAGATAACAATGGACAAAATGCAAAGATAGAGAATCACGCAAGTTTCACTTCAAATTATCAACCTTTTGGAAAAGTTTTCGGTTTCATGCCAAGACAGGCAAGTCCTAAGCGCCGTACTGCACCCGTAGATAGGCTTGCAAGAAATCGTGCCCTAAAGCTCAGCAACAATGCATAACCGATTTGTCACCATCTACAAACAAGTTAAACTAGGTCGCGTGTTTGGCATGTAGGCACAAGATTTAAACCAATAAAATACATATTCCGCCTCCAAAAATAGAAAAGCTTTTTATAAGATGTATCATTTTACACGATATATTATGTGTAGACGACATGATTGATATGTCTCACTtcttaaatatattaaaaaaaacacattaattAAAGTGTGAGAAAATATAATAGCATCACGTAACAGTATTTAGATGAACTTCTGAAAAAGACGACCACCTTTTCTCCATATTTTCTCTCTACAGCTAATAAAGTTGGTACGTACTCATAGTGCTTATCCCACTCGAAAAATGTATATAAGATCGATATGCTGCCATTGCTAGTGCAGATCAAACACCTCCGTCTCCCATAATtctcaaaaccctaaatttcatattttcttgattACAATATTATTATAGAGTGATGAACTTGGGGAAGTTTATTTTGGTTGCCCTAGCTCTAGCTCTGGTCCTTGTCCTGGTTGAGAGCTTTGAATTTCAGGAGAAGGACTTGGCTTCTGAAGAGAGTATGTGGGATTTGTATGAGAGGTGGAGGAGCCACCACACAATCTCCCACGACCTTGGCGAGAAGCGAAAGCGCTTCAATGTTTTCAAGGGGAACGTGAAGCATGTGCACAAGGTGAACCAGATGAGCAAACCCTACAAGCTCAAGCTGAACAAGTTTGCAGACATGACGAACCATGAGTTTGCGAGCTCCTATGCTGGCTCGAAGGTTAGCCACTATAGATCACTGCATGGCAGCAGAAGGGCTACTGGCTTCACACATGGGATGACCGACGATCTTCCGGCAAGTGTTGATTGGAGGAAGAGTGGAGCTGTCACTGGAGTTAAAGACCAAGGCAAATGTGGTAAGTCTCTTATAATTGAGCAAAATAAGGGGACGTTGGGAAATCCCTCAATTAGAATACTTTTGTTCATAAGTGCTTTTTTACAGGTGAGTCGattgttttttataaatatCCATGTTCTTAGAAAGTAACTTCTAAGTGTTTTTGTTACACATAGCcgctttttaatattttctaccaACCATTATTAGAAACACTTTTAGTTATCTGAACAGCATTCCAATAATAAATAGTACTTCtacttttatatttaaaattgacCCTAAAAAGGTTTTTGAAGTGCACATATGAGTAATGTTAAGAAAACTATATTTTGCAAACTAAAAGATatgtaagttgatgattggtttattacttaataATTGATAAACGTGCATATTTCTactggtgacacatcatttagtttgcaattttAATCTCTAAATTtagggggtgtagtcaaactaagattttaaaggattttaaatgattttaaaagtaatagatttgataggatttaagaggattaaagactcctacaaaattcatatggattttaaagaatttgaatggattgtgatggattgtggtggaaggatttgaaatcctagggggtgaggtttgattttttttagtcttggttatatatattttttgctcTCAAATCTcacaaaatccacaacttattgaaatcctccaaaatcttaatttttttaacacactTAGGTTTGGAtggattttaaaatcctttaaaatcttttaattgactacacctagatttgattggattctaaaatcctttaaaatcttttaattgactacactaagattttaaagtcttttaaaatcctctcaAATCCGAGTTTGACTAGTCTTCTTAGCATTACTCGCACATATTTACAAACTTTCAGCGGGAAATTGGCAGTTGAGCATGGATGATTATCAATATATTATGCGGTTAAAATCAAGAGCTGAATAAAATTCACCGCATGGTAATTTGATGTTATAGGTAGCTGCTGGGCATTTTCAACTGTAGTTGCAGTGGAGGGCATCAATCAGATCAAAACAAAGCAGCTAGTTTCTCTGTCTGAGCAAGAGCTGGTTGATTGCAACAGAGATCCAAACGAAGGGTGCGAAGGTGGATTGATGGAAAAAGCATTTGAGTTCATCAAGAAAAATTGTGGAATAACAACGGAGCAAAACTACCCTTACAGAGCCAGTGATAATCCTTGTGACTCATCCAAGGTGAAAAATTAATTACCCATTTCAATATTTATGTTATTCGTATGAGTACTACACTATACTCTTCTTACTTAACTTCGTGTTAAATTTGCAGATGATGAATTCTCCTCTGGTGCAAATCGATGGTTATGAAAACGTACCTGAAAACGATGAGAATGCCTTGATGAAAGCTGTTGCAAACCAACCTGTGTCAGTTGCACTTGATGCTGGTGGTAAAGACTTCCAATTCTACGCGGAGGTAAACTAGCTTCTAATAAACCAACTAGGCACCAATAA
It encodes the following:
- the LOC103452396 gene encoding vignain-like yields the protein MNLGKFILVALALALVLVLVESFEFQEKDLASEESMWDLYERWRSHHTISHDLGEKRKRFNVFKGNVKHVHKVNQMSKPYKLKLNKFADMTNHEFASSYAGSKVSHYRSLHGSRRATGFTHGMTDDLPASVDWRKSGAVTGVKDQGKCGSCWAFSTVVAVEGINQIKTKQLVSLSEQELVDCNRDPNEGCEGGLMEKAFEFIKKNCGITTEQNYPYRASDNPCDSSKMMNSPLVQIDGYENVPENDENALMKAVANQPVSVALDAGGKDFQFYAEGVMNGDCGTELNHGVAVVGYGETQDGTKYWIVKNSWGVEWGEKGYLRIQRGVDKEGGMCGIALEPSYPMKSSPNNTRRSSFKDEF